A genomic segment from Propionibacteriaceae bacterium ZF39 encodes:
- a CDS encoding DUF881 domain-containing protein has protein sequence MTTPEAQPQVKRRKDASMDLLNDLLRNPIDPEYRLVAERTEHTGRPPRAPRWAVLLVALLIGTMFTVSAVQTTRRAPAVQTERDQLIAQIRDQEDRQDALRERIVELRLENDTHRAALLRDNEGSAAIQAEIDRLAPSTGDVAVKGPGIIIVVDDAPTDREDKLNRVLDRDLQMLANGLWAAGAEAVAINGHRLSSLTAIRSAGDAITVDYRSLTRPYRVEAIGDPRTLHARLVNTTGGQLWQGLQQNYQLRFDVSQAQELELAADPGLGLTHARRAN, from the coding sequence GTGACCACCCCGGAAGCGCAGCCGCAGGTGAAGCGGCGCAAGGACGCGAGCATGGACCTGCTCAACGACCTGCTGCGCAACCCGATCGACCCGGAATACCGGCTGGTGGCCGAACGCACCGAACACACCGGTCGACCGCCGCGCGCCCCGCGCTGGGCCGTCCTGCTCGTGGCCCTGCTGATCGGGACGATGTTCACCGTGTCGGCGGTCCAGACCACCCGGCGCGCTCCCGCAGTCCAGACCGAGCGCGACCAGTTGATCGCGCAGATCCGGGACCAGGAGGACCGCCAGGACGCCCTGCGGGAGCGCATCGTGGAGCTGCGCCTCGAGAACGACACCCACCGGGCGGCCCTCCTGCGCGACAACGAGGGGTCGGCCGCGATCCAGGCCGAGATCGACCGCCTCGCACCGAGCACCGGTGATGTCGCGGTGAAGGGGCCCGGCATCATCATCGTGGTCGACGATGCCCCGACCGACCGGGAGGACAAGCTCAATCGCGTCCTCGACCGCGACCTGCAGATGCTGGCCAACGGGCTCTGGGCCGCCGGCGCCGAGGCCGTCGCCATCAATGGGCATCGGCTCTCGTCACTGACGGCGATTCGCAGTGCGGGTGATGCGATCACTGTCGACTATCGTTCCCTCACACGTCCTTACCGCGTCGAAGCCATCGGGGATCCGCGCACGCTGCATGCCCGGTTGGTCAACACCACGGGTGGCCAGCTGTGGCAGGGGCTGCAGCAGAACTATCAGCTACGGTTCGATGTCAGTCAGGCGCAGGAACTGGAGCTCGCGGCCGATCCCGGGCTCGGGCTGACACACGCAAGGAGGGCGAATTGA
- a CDS encoding glycosyltransferase family 4 protein: protein MKIGLVSPYSFEQPGGVQNHILGLAGWLRRSGHEPAILGPGTVAPEVLASHGLDPQHVTSTGGTWAIRWNGSVARVAGGPATAGRVRRWLAERELDVLHLHEPVTPSAALWALLQGQVPVVATFHVATPRSRALALAGSALRGPLTRVDLPIAVSPTAASVVRDHLGLSAEVIPNGLAVADFAGERSSSQPPMVLFLGRLDEPRKGLDVLLAAVPRLATLMGPVDVVIAGPGSRRLPEGVRPVGAPDDEQRSALLRQASVFVAPHLGRESFGLVLAEAMAAGTPVVASDLAPFREVLTDSSGTRLGRTFAVGDPDALADAIARTLTVAGPSTEALRARAADFDWSVVGPQVLDAYARARVLR, encoded by the coding sequence ATGAAGATCGGCCTGGTCAGCCCCTATTCGTTCGAGCAGCCCGGCGGCGTCCAGAACCACATCCTCGGGCTGGCCGGTTGGCTGCGCCGATCGGGTCACGAACCGGCGATTCTGGGGCCGGGCACCGTGGCGCCGGAGGTGTTGGCGTCGCACGGCCTCGACCCCCAGCACGTGACCTCGACCGGAGGCACCTGGGCCATCCGGTGGAACGGTTCGGTCGCCCGGGTCGCGGGCGGCCCCGCCACGGCCGGGCGCGTGCGGCGGTGGCTGGCCGAACGCGAACTCGACGTCCTGCACCTGCACGAACCCGTCACCCCGTCCGCCGCGCTGTGGGCCCTGCTCCAGGGCCAGGTTCCCGTCGTGGCGACCTTTCACGTGGCCACCCCCCGGTCGCGGGCCCTGGCCCTCGCGGGGTCGGCGTTGCGGGGACCGCTCACGCGGGTGGATCTCCCGATCGCCGTATCGCCGACGGCCGCCTCCGTCGTGCGGGACCACCTGGGCCTCAGCGCCGAGGTGATCCCCAACGGTCTGGCCGTCGCCGACTTCGCCGGTGAGCGCAGTTCCTCGCAGCCCCCGATGGTGCTCTTCCTCGGTCGGCTCGACGAACCCCGCAAGGGACTGGACGTCCTGCTCGCGGCGGTGCCGAGGCTGGCGACTCTGATGGGGCCGGTTGACGTGGTCATCGCCGGGCCCGGTTCGCGCCGGCTGCCCGAGGGCGTACGCCCGGTCGGCGCCCCGGATGACGAGCAGCGCTCCGCCCTGTTGCGGCAGGCCTCGGTCTTTGTCGCACCCCACCTCGGCCGCGAGAGCTTCGGGCTCGTGCTCGCCGAGGCGATGGCTGCGGGTACGCCGGTGGTGGCCTCCGATCTGGCACCGTTTCGCGAGGTGCTGACCGACTCCTCGGGCACCCGACTCGGGCGTACCTTCGCCGTCGGCGACCCCGACGCCCTCGCCGACGCGATCGCCCGCACGCTGACGGTTGCCGGCCCCTCCACGGAGGCGCTGCGGGCACGAGCCGCTGACTTCGACTGGAGTGTGGTGGGACCGCAGGTGCTGGATGCGTACGCCCGCGCGCGCGTTTTGCGCTGA